Proteins found in one Pantoea cypripedii genomic segment:
- a CDS encoding LysR family transcriptional regulator: protein MQIDDLRIYVAVIKAGNFTAAAEQLLLSKQYVSRRIAALEESLGARLLNRNTRKLSVTDNGQLFARHAQRILDDVQEAELAVSGRRQVLQGSFRLSVPMSFGISHLSPFIAEFLSMHPALQFQVELADRYVDMIGEGFDMAIRIGTLPDSTLIAKKLGEFRRVICASPSYLQGADAPRRPEDLLDHACLRYGRESQTGWELFQGEKREVINVQGPMVSNNGEMLRDAAIAGLGLILLPEFIVAPALASGDLITVLDDWHPSSLSLNALYPQHRQRSEVNRVFMAFLQQKLA, encoded by the coding sequence ATGCAGATAGACGATCTCCGCATCTATGTCGCCGTGATTAAAGCCGGCAACTTCACCGCCGCCGCAGAACAGCTGCTGCTTTCCAAACAATATGTCAGCCGCCGCATCGCTGCGCTGGAGGAATCGCTCGGCGCACGCCTGCTCAATCGCAACACGCGCAAGTTGTCAGTGACGGATAACGGCCAGCTATTTGCCCGCCACGCACAGCGCATCCTCGATGATGTGCAGGAGGCGGAGCTGGCGGTATCGGGACGTCGTCAGGTTTTACAGGGCAGTTTTCGCCTCAGCGTACCGATGTCGTTCGGCATCAGCCATCTGTCGCCGTTTATCGCTGAATTTCTCAGTATGCATCCGGCGCTGCAATTCCAGGTCGAACTGGCGGACCGTTATGTGGACATGATTGGCGAAGGCTTCGATATGGCGATTCGTATCGGCACATTGCCCGACTCAACCCTGATCGCAAAAAAACTCGGGGAGTTTCGCCGCGTGATCTGCGCCAGCCCCAGTTACCTGCAAGGGGCCGATGCACCGCGTCGCCCGGAGGATTTGCTGGATCACGCCTGCCTGCGTTATGGCCGTGAAAGCCAGACCGGCTGGGAGTTATTTCAGGGGGAAAAGCGCGAGGTGATTAACGTGCAGGGACCGATGGTCAGCAATAACGGTGAAATGCTGCGCGATGCGGCGATTGCCGGGTTAGGCTTGATCCTGCTACCGGAATTTATCGTTGCCCCCGCCCTCGCCAGCGGCGACCTGATCACCGTGCTGGATGACTGGCACCCCTCCTCGCTCAGCCTGAATGCGCTCTATCCCCAACATCGCCAGCGCAGCGAGGTCAACCGGGTGTTTATGGCGTTTTTGCAGCAGAAGCTGGCGTAG
- the iolG gene encoding inositol 2-dehydrogenase, whose translation MLNVALLGAGRIGQIHAGNIAAHPQCRLAYVMDVYAPAANALAEKYAATVADLDTILADSRIDLVAICSATNTHADLIEAAAKAGKAIFCEKPVDLSLARVQSCLATVRAAGVPLMIGFNRRFDPSMAHLQASLRAGEIGSTELVTISSRDPGAPPAEYVKVSGGLFRDMTIHDFDMARWLLNEEPVSVYASAAALVDPQIKALGDVDTAVVTLTCASGKMAVITNSRRASYGYDQRIEVHGSEGMLAVTNQLETQLVKSVASGVVAQKPQHFFLQRYAEAYRNELATFIEALVQGEGQYPGGNDGLQALLLADAALESLKTGQPVVPASLL comes from the coding sequence ATGCTGAATGTCGCTTTATTAGGTGCTGGCCGAATCGGACAGATTCATGCAGGCAATATCGCTGCACATCCACAGTGCCGACTGGCTTACGTCATGGATGTCTACGCGCCTGCCGCCAATGCGCTGGCGGAAAAATACGCAGCTACCGTCGCCGATCTCGACACCATTCTGGCGGATAGCCGCATCGATTTGGTCGCCATTTGCAGTGCCACCAACACCCATGCTGATTTGATTGAAGCGGCAGCCAAAGCTGGCAAAGCGATATTTTGCGAGAAACCGGTCGATCTCAGCCTGGCGCGGGTACAAAGCTGCCTCGCCACGGTACGTGCCGCCGGTGTGCCTTTGATGATTGGTTTTAACCGTCGCTTTGATCCCAGCATGGCGCATTTACAGGCCAGCCTGCGTGCCGGTGAAATCGGTAGCACCGAGCTGGTCACGATCAGCTCTCGCGATCCGGGCGCGCCCCCGGCGGAATACGTTAAAGTCTCCGGCGGGTTGTTCCGTGATATGACCATTCACGATTTCGATATGGCGCGCTGGTTACTGAACGAGGAACCAGTATCGGTGTATGCCTCAGCCGCTGCGCTGGTCGATCCGCAAATCAAAGCATTAGGCGATGTGGACACCGCCGTGGTCACCCTCACCTGCGCCAGCGGCAAAATGGCGGTGATCACCAACAGTCGCCGTGCCAGTTACGGCTATGACCAGCGGATTGAGGTGCATGGCAGCGAAGGAATGCTGGCAGTCACCAATCAGCTGGAAACCCAGCTGGTAAAATCCGTGGCGTCTGGCGTGGTGGCGCAAAAGCCACAGCATTTCTTCCTGCAACGTTATGCCGAAGCCTACCGCAACGAGCTGGCAACCTTTATTGAGGCGTTGGTGCAAGGAGAAGGTCAGTATCCGGGAGGGAATGATGGTTTGCAGGCCCTGCTGCTGGCGGATGCGGCGCTGGAATCACTGAAGACCGGCCAGCCGGTGGTACCGGCATCGTTGTTGTAA
- a CDS encoding pirin family protein encodes MIEQRLSAQRGHGDHGWLNSRHTFSFANYWDPKQTGFSDLLVINDDRVAPGRGFGAHPHSNMEIISYVLEGALEHKDSMGTGSVIVPGDVQLMSAGSGVTHSEFNHSKAENVHFLQIWIVPAERATQPGYQQVSVAESDKRGQLRLIVSPQGDEGSLSVRQDIRIYAGLFNGEEQQTFTLDADRYAYIHVARGSIEVNGVVFNEGDGARVRNETALQFANGKDAEVLLFDLRPLEVNHPQR; translated from the coding sequence ATGATTGAACAAAGACTGTCAGCCCAGCGCGGCCACGGTGACCACGGCTGGTTGAACTCACGCCACACGTTTTCTTTTGCCAACTACTGGGACCCGAAACAAACCGGTTTCTCCGATTTGCTGGTGATTAACGATGACCGTGTCGCGCCGGGACGAGGTTTTGGTGCCCATCCGCACAGCAACATGGAAATCATCTCCTATGTACTGGAAGGTGCGCTGGAGCATAAAGATTCCATGGGTACAGGTTCGGTGATTGTCCCCGGTGATGTGCAGCTGATGAGTGCCGGTAGCGGCGTAACGCACAGCGAGTTTAACCACTCGAAAGCGGAAAACGTTCATTTCCTGCAAATCTGGATTGTCCCGGCAGAACGCGCAACGCAACCCGGTTATCAGCAGGTTTCAGTGGCAGAAAGCGACAAACGTGGTCAGCTGCGCCTGATTGTTTCCCCGCAGGGTGATGAAGGTTCACTGAGCGTGCGTCAGGACATTCGCATCTACGCCGGATTATTCAACGGTGAAGAACAGCAGACCTTTACGCTGGATGCCGATCGCTACGCCTACATTCATGTGGCTCGCGGCAGCATTGAAGTGAACGGTGTGGTGTTCAACGAAGGTGACGGTGCGCGTGTGCGTAACGAAACCGCTCTGCAATTCGCCAACGGTAAAGACGCGGAAGTGCTGTTGTTTGACCTGCGTCCACTGGAAGTGAATCATCCGCAGCGTTAA
- a CDS encoding ROK family protein, translated as MNTVICFDLGGSFIKLGMVTGNGELTLLSQEKMPTTSWPAFTRLIRAMIDQHQQHFSASSPVAISTAGIVAPDSGEIFASNIPAFHQRNLAKELSDELQREVIVHNDADCFTYAEAQAGAGQGHKVVFGAILGSGVGGGLVADGYIVIGQNGLTGEWGHGPITLTEVEIDGEWRRLPRQLCPCGQRGCLDSYGGARGMENLHRTLHDESASSLDIIARWQSQEALAGQTISAWLQLVSQPLAYCINITGASVVVVGGGLASVTPLIAALDTAVQGYVLRRSAQPLVVPGAFAHHGGMLGASLLATPASAAKTP; from the coding sequence ATGAATACGGTGATTTGTTTCGACTTAGGTGGTTCATTTATCAAACTGGGGATGGTGACGGGGAACGGTGAATTAACCCTGCTCTCGCAGGAAAAAATGCCGACCACCTCGTGGCCTGCGTTCACCCGGTTAATCCGTGCGATGATCGACCAGCATCAGCAACATTTTAGCGCCAGCAGCCCGGTGGCGATTTCCACCGCCGGAATTGTGGCACCGGATAGTGGCGAAATCTTCGCCAGCAATATTCCGGCCTTTCATCAGCGCAACCTTGCCAAAGAACTGTCAGATGAACTGCAACGTGAAGTTATCGTTCATAACGATGCGGACTGCTTTACTTATGCCGAAGCGCAGGCCGGAGCAGGCCAGGGGCATAAGGTAGTGTTTGGTGCGATTCTTGGTTCTGGCGTCGGCGGCGGGTTAGTGGCCGATGGGTACATTGTCATCGGGCAAAATGGGTTAACCGGCGAATGGGGGCATGGCCCAATCACGTTGACGGAAGTCGAGATTGACGGTGAATGGCGACGCCTGCCGCGCCAGCTCTGTCCGTGCGGGCAAAGGGGCTGCCTCGATAGCTATGGCGGCGCGCGTGGGATGGAGAATCTGCATCGCACTTTACATGACGAGTCCGCCAGCAGCCTCGACATTATTGCTCGCTGGCAAAGTCAGGAGGCACTGGCCGGACAAACCATCAGCGCCTGGCTACAGTTGGTCAGCCAGCCGCTGGCGTACTGCATCAACATCACCGGTGCTTCCGTGGTGGTGGTGGGTGGCGGTCTGGCCTCGGTGACACCACTGATCGCAGCGCTGGATACGGCGGTACAAGGTTATGTGTTACGGCGTAGCGCGCAGCCATTGGTGGTGCCGGGAGCCTTTGCCCATCATGGCGGGATGCTCGGGGCGTCGTTGCTGGCTACGCCAGCTTCTGCTGCAAAAACGCCATAA